Part of the Pan paniscus chromosome 3, NHGRI_mPanPan1-v2.0_pri, whole genome shotgun sequence genome is shown below.
ATTCTGGAACCATCTCTGTATCAGTCAGCTCAGATGGCCATAATACCATAGGCAAATACCATAGGCTGTGTGGCTTAAACGTTAGTTTATTtgccacagctctggaggctggaagtccaagatcaaggtgtcggccAACTCACTTCCAGGACAAGGACCtctccctggcttgcagacagccacccttcttcttttcctcacACCAGGGCAGTAGGAGCTCTctgctttctcctcttcttttttatttgagatggagtctcgctctgtcaccaggctggagtacagtggcacgatcttggctcactgcaacctccgactccctagttcaagcaattctcctgcctcagcctcccaagtagctgggattacaggcacatgccaccacgcccaactaatttttgtatttttagtagaaacagggtttcaggatggcctcaatctcctgaccttgtgatctgcccatctcggcctcccaaagtgctgggattacaggtgtgagccaccgcacccggcctggtttctcttcttctaaggacactaatcctgtcAGACCAGGGCCCAcgctcatgacctcatctaaccctaatcacctcccaaaggtcccatcccctaataccatcacactgggggtgaGGGCTCCAGTACGAGAATCTGGgggagacataaacattcagtttaTAACAATGTCTTTTCAATCCTGTTAAACAAACAACCAAATGAGCAGGAGAAAAGGTACCTTATATGCAAACAAGTCagtactttttatatttctgcTAACACATTAAGGTCAATTTAAAATGTCTGATAGCAACAGTCAGAAGCAGAGATAAATGAAAGTTAGTGATGCTGCATTTTAGGCCCACATTTAGTTGTCTTTCAATGACATTGTGGCAGAAAGAATACTGCTTTCTATTCCTGGTTTTGCCACCAAAAAAGCTGGAACGTTTCCCTGTAGTTCCGTTTATCTTTAAAATCACTGGGCTGACCTAGCAAACCTCCAAGGTCCCTTCCATTCACAAATTCCACAAATAACTTCCTACCAACAAAGGTTACACAAATAAACTACACTGATGAAGTGGAAAAGCTAACACTAACAAACAATGAGATGCACAAAAGACAAGATGTATAGAGAACTGGATCAACCACATACTGGTGGACGATGAGCCAGCGGTGGATCAAAACAGATTCCCTAACGATGGACAGACAGGCAATGGCGCCTAGGTACTATTGTTGAAGATTTCCTATTTTAAATCTTCAAGATAAATGGCCCAGTTGTATCTATTCATTCCGATTAAATGTGAACGTGACAACTGCTTCCAGGGGACATAGACATCTAAAAAAATTCCCAGTGTATCCAATTTGTCATTTGATATTTTTACTGACAAGAAAAATGAGGGACTGAATATCCAAACAGACCATGCCTGaccatgtgtataaagacagaACTCAGACCACAACCTGCAGCTGCCGGCCCAGGAAACCAACCCCCTATCTACAGTAAACAGCCAGGAGGCCAGCCAGGCTAGCACATCAGACAGGAAGCCAGACTGTTCTCTCTCCACAACCCAGAAAGCTAAATGACAACTCTGTCCCACGTGGCCAGGACTTGACTCAAAACTAACAGCACCCTAATTTTGGCCCCTGTTTCCCAGTTAGGATCATTCAGAGAAAGCCAAATACGCCCCTAACCAATCACATAGGACACCCCACTTCTGCAGAGCCGCCTCCAGCCCCCACAACAGCCTCCACCGGGAGCCGTTCTTTTCCATCCTGAAGCTTCCCCACTCCTCATCTGCCACTCACTTGCACGTGAGTCTCTGCCACATGCAAGTGACGACACCGACTCCCTTgccacagcagctctgagaaagtCAACTCTGCCTGTCCTCATATGGGTGGCCTTCCTTTATTTCCCCCAAAGAATAAGTCTTAAATGAGGGGCTTCTCTCTGTATGACCAAGCTATAGAATTCAGAAGCCCAGCGTGGCAGATTCCAAGCCTGGAGAGACCATATACCCCTCAGGTCCTCTTTCCACAAAACGCGGCTTCCTTGAGTTCTTCAGTCACTCCCCACCAACCAGGGAAGGAGCCACCTGTTACGGAAAGATCAAGGGCCTTGAAGTCAAACTTCTGAGTTCATCCAGTACTTCATCTTTCCACTTAAGCAATTACGTggccttggctgggcatggtggctcacacctgtaatcccagcactttgggaggccgagtcaggcggattacctgaggttgggagttcaagaccagcctgacgaacaagGAAAaactccgtccctactaaaaatacaaaattagccaggcgtggtggcgcatgcctgtaatcccagctactccgcaggctgaggcaggagaatcgcttgaacctgggaagcagaggttgtggtgagcggagatcgcgcccatgcactccagcctaggcaataggagcaaaactctgtctcaaaaaaaaaaaaaaagaaagaaagaaagaaatgatgtgAACTTGAACAATTTTCTTAACTTCTGTAAGCCTCTATCTTcatctttaacaaaataattttacctCCAAGATTGCATTAAATGGGATCCCACATGTAAAATAGCTGACTAATATTAGCTGCCCAACAGCTGTGAGTTCCTACTGCCGCCCCACTTTACCCCGAGGGAGAAGCGCAAGATGTCCAGAAAAAGACTGTTGATCCCTACACCTTAGCATCCTGTGTTCACACAAGGCACAGTGGCATCCAGACTTACTGGGGTCACCCAAATACAAGACATGTTTTGATTTTTCAACTTAGGTACACATGGCTTCTAATGCTCACAATATATGATCCATAATTAAGAGGAGATTCTCCTACACTACCCCACAGTTCTATTTTAGCAGACTTACATGTGCCATAATATCTAACTCTCTTAAGCCCTCTTCagtatcaaaaacaaaactttaatcCGTAACGCAGTTATCAGCAGTAAAAGTGGAAAAGGTACCTATGAGTCAAAATGAACCTCTGCCgtgccccaccccatcccacaaAAAGCTGTTCAGGAGTATTTGGGCTGGTTATGAGAATGCTGTTTGTATTCCCAGGGACGGACAAATGCCTACCGTGGTTAGAAGACGCActgctcagcctccagggtagaaAGTTCAAAGTTCCCCACACCCTCTACCCAAGGAGGAGAGAAGCAAATGGGGTGGCCAGGTTCCAGGACGTGGACTATTTAGAGTGTAGTTTCTGCAGTCCAGGACACTGCCATGAGTGaagctcttccttcctccttttccacCCAAGTGGCCAAGGTCCTATGGCTGCTGTAGGGCCTCTTCCCTAGAATGAGTCAGCCCAGccattccccttccccttctttctttttttttttttttgagacggagtctcgctatgtcgcccaagctggagtgcaggggcacactattagctcactgcaacctccgcctcctggttcaagtgactctcccgcctcagcctcccaagtacctgggattacaggcgcccaccaccatgcccagctaatttttgcatttttagtagagaaggggtttcaacttgttggccaggctggtctcgaactcccgacctcaggtgatgcacctgcctcggcctcccaaagtgctgagtcaGCCCAGCCATCCTGACCTTTTGTCCTGGCAAAATTACTCCCTTCCACATCTACCTTCCAAGTAGCTCAATCAGAGATGTGGCCTTGGGGCAGGCTTGAAGAATCCCTGTTTTTGGTCCTCAAGAGGTCCTACCAGGGTTTGGGACAATTCCAAGACTTGTGTTCTTAAAGGGGAAAGAAACCTCACATACACAGCTCTAGCAGAGCTCAGGTGAGCCCACATCAGACGCAAGGCTTGGGAGGCAGCCCTAAGGTTTGGGTGTGCCATCTATGATAACAGCTAAGAGCTCCGAAGCCAGCTGTCCGGGTTCAAACCTCAATTCCAACAGCACTGGCTGTGTGATGTTGGACAACGTCCCCAGCCTCTCTGTGGTTCAGTTTCTTCGCTGTAAAAGGATCACAATAATAGAGCTCCTCTAAAAATTAGGTGAATTAGTGCATATAAGGCATTCAGAACAATGCCCGGCACATGGAGGAGTTCAACAGACACGTATTGAACACAGTAACTTAGCAATTAGTAAATACACTcacacaggccaggcgcggtggctcacgcctgtaattccaaaactttgggaggccgaggcaggaggatcacttgagcccaggagtttgagaccagtgtgggcaacacagcaatattccatctctaaaaatttgtttgtgtaacatatatgtatatatacactcatATATTCACAgtgtatttataatatacaaaagAGCTGGAATACAGACTTAACTATGCAGAATGGTTACTTCTAGAGAAGGGGGGGATACAAGTTTCAGCTTTTTACCCCACACATATATTCTTGTATCATCTGAAATATTTAATCCAATGTGTATGTATAAAGTTGCCCCAAACACATAGCAGAACAATGTAATTTTGGCTCAAAAATCTTCAAATCATGATGGAATTGTTCTGTGAAAGTCAAGTCATAGAGATGAAAAGCCTCCCTCTGGCCTAAATGCTCTTTCATATGATCTATATTATACAAACCAATGCAGATACCCCAATCATGATAAGAATTTTCAGTCCCTTTACAAACTAGATGATAGTTAGAGTTACTAGGCAAGAACATGGATCCAGTTCTGCTTCAAAGCCCAATGTTCCTCACGTAATAGCAATGCATTCTTCAACCGGTGCCTTTGGCTAAATGTAAACTGCCCCAACCCCACTCCAGCACAGCGACCTGAGCTCTCTATTTTACACAACTCAATGAGGCCTGGGAGAAAGCAGGTGCAAATTTCACttactcaacaacaacaaatcccaCCTGATTCCTCCGCTGAGCTAGTTCTCAAGTCATCTTTTTCTAAGCTCTTTCATTCAGCTCTACCACACGTACCCAGGCTGGGTAAAATACTttaccaggttttgtttttttggtttttttttgagacagagtctctctctgtcgcccaggctggagtgcagtgacgccatctcggctcactgcaacctccacctcccgggttcaagcgattctcctgcttcagcctcccaagtagctgggactacaggcacgcgccaccacacccagctaatttttgtgtttttagtaaagatggggtttcaccatattggccaggctggtctcaaactcctgacctcgtgattcgcccaccttggcctcccaaagtgctgggattacaggcgtgagccaccacgcctggcctactttaCCAGTTTTATTCCTGAATTAAACCTGTTATTACTATCAATAATGTCAATCAGTGCCATTTCATTTGCCATATGCCACACACATACAAAGCACTTCATACTCGTCCCACCTGTCTGCCCTCCTGCAATGGCCACAGTGTTCCCCATCTTACATGAGGGGCACAGAGAAAGACAATGACTTCTCCAAGGTTCTGTAATTCACAAtcagtggcagagccagcatgcccagccaggTCTGGCCAAGGCCTGTGTTTCAGCCACAGCACCTGGTTGCTGCCCCTAAGGCTCAATGGGCAAGTAACATATCACTCCGATCGCAGAGGCTTCGGAAATGCCTTCCACCGTGGTACAAAGGATGGTTTGCTCTCAGGagaggaggcaggggtgggaaTCAGCACACGGTTCTGCTACATTTCTCATGCAGGGCACAGACTAAGTATTTTGTGCCTTGCTTTGCAGGTGAAATGTCTCCTGCCCCCTGTACAACAGCTTTCTTTGTCCTCTCCACATAAAAGTACAACTGAGTTCGTCAGGAGCAGGCAGTGATCACTGCCCTGTGCCACAGCTGACTGATGTCCAAACAGGTAGACACGCAGGCTCTTCTTTTACGGCCCAGGCCGCCCCCATCTGCTAAGCATCAAAAACTACACACAGAATTTGCAGAACATTAATGACATGGAGGTGACTGCTTTTTCTCTGTTGAAAACTTACTGCACTGTcctaaaaaacaaagagaattcaGGAAAAGCTGAACATTTGGGGCTGGCTGGCTGTAATCTTCAGCTGCTGAAAAAGCCTCAGCTGCTCGGTTCCACTGTGGAAATCCAACTCCTCCCTCAAAGTCCAACTCAAATACACCTCCTCTGTGATGCCTgccccccttcctcccttccagaAGCACGTGCTCCCTCTGCACTCCCACGGCATTCTATCTGCACCTCTGGAGCCACACTGTCCCAGCCTACAGTCAGCTCAGTGCACAGCTGCCTCTTCCTGTGTGTACCTGCAGGCCCCACCTGGGCTGGAATGCTGCCTTCTTCACCACACAGAGGCGGCACTCAGGAACTACTGAATGAGGGAGGGAGTGGATGAGGAAGATCAGCCAAGGGCTACAGGGAGTGGCCTGCAGCTCACAGCAGGAACAGCCCCTGCCCTGCCAATCCGGAGGTGCTGGCTCTGTTCTCAGCAGGACCGCTAAAAGCTCCGTTATAATAGCTTCAGGCCACAACGGTCAACTTGGTGTCAGGACCTAGACACACCAAAAATCCAAACAAATAAAGAGGCCATGTATGCAGCATGCTGGTTAAAAGCACAGGCTTCGGAGTCAGCTTGAATTCTTATtacgtgaccttgagcaagttactcaaTGCATCAATCTCATTTTGTCACCGGCAAAATGAGGACATTATCTGCCACACAGTGTTGCCGAAAAAGTAAGAGAGGTGACACACAAAGTGCTTGGCACTTACTTACTCTTACTGGTTTATTACAAAGAATAGAACACGGGAACAGCCAAATGCAAGAGACGCACAGGGCACACCACGGGGCAGGGAGGTCGGGGCTCCCATGCCCCTGGGAGTGCCACCTCCCCAGCACCAAGTGAGTTTGCCAAaccagaagctctccaaacccgaTATTTAGAGGGTTTTATGGAGTTTTCATAACATAGACATGATTAAGTCATTGGCCACCGGTGGCTAGCTCAATCTCGTCTCGTCTCCCCTCCCCGGAGGTAGGGGTAGGGCTGGTATGTCCAACTCTTTAATCATACCTCGGTCTTTCTGGCAACCAGCCCTAATCCTGAACCTGTCTAGGGGCCCAAAGCCACCTGTCATCTCATTATCATACAAAAGACACTCCTATCACTCCAGAGATTCCAAAAGTCTTAGAAGCTCTTGTGTCAGGAATTGAAACCTAAGACCAAATATTATAACCAATGATGTTCCTATCAGGAAATTACAAGGGTTTTAGAAGCTCTGGGCCAAAAACCAGGAAGAATACTAAATATATACACTATTGTACTATGTATCCCACTATCACAataatttcttttgagacagagtctacctctgttgcccaggctggagtgcagtggtgcgatctcagcttacggtgcgatctcagctcacggtgcgatctcagctcactgcaacctccacctcccaggttcaagcaattcttgtgcctcaccctcctgagtagctgagactacaggtatgcaacACTACAactgactaacttttgtattttttagtagagacgaggtttcactgtgttggccaggctggcctccaactcctggcctcaagtgatctgcctgcctcggcctccaaaaaacCTGGGATAAgtcatgagctaccatgcctggcctcactaTCACAATAATTATACTGAGAGGATAGGGAAGAAAAACGTGGGCAACAGGAGGAGGGGGGGGGTAAGCCACCTGAATCCTTGTCTTCCACAGGACATCTCCCTGTCTTTCACACAATCTAGAAGAATGAGCTAAAACATAAACGCAGTAACCTCCAAGGAACAGGGAGCAGGGTGGAGAAGGGTAAGGTAGGGGATTGCTGGGTTTTGTTCTAGGCCTTGTTAATTTCCGACTCTTAGAACTGTATGCCTGCACACCTTTGCTAAAAAggagtatttaatttttaaacaaaatctgaTACTTGACCAACAAGAATAGTATATTAAGTgatatggttttttgtttttgtttttcagagagagggtcttgctctgttgctcgggctggagtgctgtggtgcaattctagcttactgcagcctcaaattattGGGATCAGGTGAtcaacctcctgagtggctagaatcacaggtgtgcaccaccacgcccagcatttttttttttttggtagaggtggaggtctcgctatgttgcctaggatggtcttgaactgccgacctcagtggatcctactgcctcagcctccctaagtgctgggattacaggtgtgagccaccacaccaggcccaagTGGTGTGTTCTAAAATTTTTTGGAATGCAACCACTTTGAAAATGTATGGAGAGCTATAAATCGTCTCCCTATAAACACACATGGATGCATATACACAAAATTTTTGCACAGGATTTTGAGGAGTTCATAAATTTCTGAAAGCCAGGTTAAAAACCTTAGGATTATAgattctggtcttttttttttttttttttttttttttttgagacggagtctcactttgtcgcccaggctggagtgcagtggtgcgatcttggctcactgcaagctccacctccagggtccacgccattctcctgcctcagcctcctgagtagctgggactacaggcacccgccaccatgcccggctaattttttgtatttttagtagagatggggtttcaccataaccaggatggtctcgatctcctgacctcatgatccgccctcctaggtctcccaaagtcttggattacaggcgtgagccaccgcgcctggccctagaTTCTGGTTTCTTAAAGGAAATGTATTTCAAGTCAGAGCTTGTCATTTATTGCACAGgaaaaaaaacttcattaaaaaaaatcagagacgtTCTTCGCCGAGAGTCGTCGGGGTTTCCTGCTTCAACAGTGCTTGGACGGAACCCGGCGCTCGTCCCCCACCCCGGCCGGCCGCCCACAGCCAGCCCTCCGTCACCTCTTCACCGCACCCTCGGACTGCCCCAAAGCCCCCGCCGCCGCTCCAGCGCCGCGCAGCCAGCGCCGCGCAGccaccgccgccaccgccgccgccgccgccgccgccgcctctccTTAGTCGCCGCCATGACGACCGTGTCCACCTCGCAGGTGCGCCAGAACTACCACCAGGACTCAGAGGCCGCCATCAACCGCCAGATCAACCTGGAGCTCTACGCCTCCTACGTTTACCTGTCCATGTCTTACTACTTTGACCGCGATGATGTGGCTTTGAAGAACTTTGCCAAATACTTTCTTCACCAATCTCATGAGGAGAGAGAACATGCTGAGAAACTGATGAAGCTGCAGAACCAACGAGGTGGCCGAATCTTCCTTCAGGATATGAAGAAACCAGACTGTGATGACTGGGAGAGCGGGCTGAATGCGATGGAGTGTGcattacatttggaaaaaaatgtgaatcAGTCACTACTGGAACTGCACAAACTGGCCACTGACAAAAATGACCCCCATTTGTGTGACTTCATTGAGACACATTACCTGAATGAGCAGGTGAAAGCCATCAAAGAATTGGGTGACCACGTGACCAACTTGCGCAAGATGGGAGCGCCCGAATCTGGCTTGGCAGAATATCTCTTTGACAAGCACACCCTGGGAGACAGTGATAATGAAAGCTAAGCCTCAGGCTAATTTCCCCATAGCCGTGGGGTGACTTCCCTGGTCACCAAGGCAGTGCATGCATGTTGGGGTTTCCTTTACCTTTTCTATAAGTTGTACCAAAACATCCACTTAAGTTCTTTGATTTGTACCATTCCTTCAAATAAAGAAATTTggtacccaaaaaaaaaaaaaaaaaaaaaaaaaatcaaaaacacccACATGATAAAACGAGGTCCTGCTTGGTTTTAAACTACTTGGTGACCACCATCAGTTGTTTTCTTGACCACAGGATGCACCTAATTCCTAACTATTAATAAAGGTACAAACATTGTTTATTGGGCTTTTTGCTTCAGCCTTGAAACAATCAGATTCTCTAAAACTCAGGAATGTGAATCGCTGTTGGGTTGATTCAGCTGTTTCCATTCTAGAAATGGACCTGGAATCATGTACTTTTCACCCCATGAAGAGTTCTTTGTGTAAAACTTGAAAAGGCAAGGTCCCAAATTCCCCATATGGGTGTTTCTTCCAATAGAGGAATTACTCTAATGACTTCTTAGCAAAACTTATGTAATCAGGGCAGGCCATCAAAATACTCCAAAACACAAAGTTTAGCTCCATTTCTGAAGGACCTGTCTCCACTGCTATAAACCTCACCAACAGCCTCACATCAAGTCAGAGGAACAGATTTTCCATTTAAGAAGGATCTTCatggcagtggctcatgcctgtaatcccagcattttggaaggccaaggccggcggatcacaaggtcaggagtttgtgaccagcctggccaacacagtgaaaccccgtctctactaaaaatacaaaaattagccaggcttgctggcacgtgcctgtagtcccagctactcaggaggctgaggcaggagaatcccttgaacccgggaggtggaagctgtggtgagccgagatcgcgccactgcactccagcctgggcaacagagcgagactccctctcaaaaaaaaaaaaaaaaaagtgggggggatCTTCATGTTCCTGACGATTTgcgaaaaaaaaattggtatctGTTAACCAGAGGCATTGAAAACCACCTCCCAGGCTGCTGTAGTAAGTGGATTGGTAACCGCGGTGGGAGATTCTAACCCCCGAGACCTGTGACTACGTCACACTGCATGGCCAAAGGGCTTTGCCACAGGCCTTAGGAAGAGTATCCTGGGCTAACCAGGGAGGTCCAATCTAATCCCATGAGCCTTTAAGAGCAGAGAACtggccgggaacggtggctcacgcctgtaatcacaacaccttgggaggccaagttgggcggatcacgaggtcaagagatcgagaccatcctggccaacatggtgaaaccccatctctactaaaaatacaaaaattagtcgggcacggtggcaagcacctgtaatcccagctactcaggaggctgaggcaggagaatcacttgaaccccggaggcggaggttgcagtgagctgagatcacaccactgcactccagcctgggcaacagtgcgagactccatctcaaaaaaaaatattttaaaaaagggcATAGAACTTTCTCTGAGTGAAGAAGAGAAATGCGCCCAGGGGAATTGGAGGGCCTGACCAGGTCCCTGGCCTAGCTAGTCCTGAGCTGATGGGACCACATGCAAAGACCAGATAGAGGCCTCAGGAGCTGAGGGCAGCCCCCAACAGATGGCCAGCAAGGGGACACCTCAGTCCTGCAACCACAAGGAACTATATTTGGCCAAAAGCGCTTGGAAACAATTCTCCAGTGAGGAATGCAGCCCAGCCCACATGGTGATTTTTGCCCAGTGACACCCACGTCAGACTTCTAccccacagaactgtgagatgatacaatttcaattattttaagccactaaatttgtggaaATGTGTTAAAGCAGCAACAGAAATGAATATAGTGATTTACGTGGAAATCCCTAGCGGAGTGTCTGGCACGGTGTTGACATCTGACAAGCGTTTCCTGATTTCCTTACATCCAAAGGCAGGGCTGGCCACACTCCATCCAAAACAACAGATGATAGACTTGTTCTGACAGAACAGATACAGTGAATTATAAATGGCCCAGAACACCTACAAATTTTAGGTTTCAGGTAAGTGATTGCCTTTCCTTTCACTTAGAAACCTCCCAATGCTTGTCTTACTGATAAACTCTAAGTACCACACAGAAGACTAAACACCAGACTAACCCGGCTTCCAGATGCCCCGAGGGAGCCCAACCCAGCACTCACTCTGCTGCACTGAAATGATGTCCAGGTCGGTTTTTCCCACTGGACCACGAACTCCAGCTCTCCACGTGTGAGTCACGAGTCCCACTTCTGCATCTCTGCTTCTAGAACGGTGCTCCTGCACTTCACAGGAAATCTGTATCCGTGTTTGTCAACACTATATATGACAGTATAACTTAGTATCTGCACAGAAAACATAAATTCTTTGAGGACCAGGGCCGGGTTTATTAGCCTTTGTACTCCCACTGCCACTGTCTGGGATATCAGAGGCACTCAGTAGAAGTtggtgaagagaaagaaaaggcagaggagagagaggaaagcaggCCCGACACCGCACACACAGCTTCTGAGGTGGATGGAAGAGAGGCAGGTGCAGAGAAACTTCCTGGGTGCTGGACTGGGGTTCACTGTGATGCTGCTGCTGGATTTCAAATGTCAAAATGTGATGCTTTGCTGACCTTGACCTCTGACTGCCCTTTAGTTTTCCCAGCCTCAAGACACGGCACTTAGAAACTGCAATGTCAAGAAATTATGCTTCGCTAAAGCATGGGAATGTTATTTACGTGGACGTTCATTACTTCATTTTTTACACGGGAATGTAAATAATTGAAGAGATTGTTAAAGACTAAATCATGCACATTCAATACCTTTGCAAAATATTAATGATAACTGAAACACAAATTTGATGTTCCCcaaaaatgctaaaatataaaacaatactgGCCAATTAAAGATAGAAAACAACCCTAATCAAGCTCCCCAACAGACACATTAAGACTTCTCTGTACATTAAACATTTGGGATTTCAAAGGAAAACCCAGATTCATTCCATTCttaatgtggtttttttttttttaatcttaggtaatacaatattttatttaaaatttacaaaattccattacattcatgatttcatttgatcctcaaaaCAATCTCCTGAGTTAGGCAGAACAGGTGTTACTAACAAttaactccattttacaggtaagggaACTGAAGTTCAGAAAAGCACTTGGACTTAACAAAAGCTTTAGTAGGGCCACATATCGAATTCCAGTCCTCTGCTAAAAAGAACTAAAGttatcttttacattttattcatacTTATATCCTGTCAATATCCAAAACTGTTTTGAGGTAGCCTGAAATAACAGACACCTatacaataaaaacattaaaatgaaaaacagagaaaataaaacagcaggTGACATGGGAGAGAGATGAAGGTAGACAGCAAAGACTTGAGACTTATAATCTAAGAAAACTTCATCTCTGACCTTCCAGTTCCAGGCAGATAATACTAAAGGGAACAAGATGGCTTACAGACTCATAAGCTGACAAAAGAGAAGTCGCATCAGTTCTTACTATGAAACACTCCTAGCAGCCACAGCAAATCTCGAGGATACCATACCAATGGCATCAAAGCAAGGGTATACTTCAGTGACAGAGTGAATTAAGTTCCCTGTTTGGGACCCCGGCCAGGGCTACAGAAAAGAACTCTGAAATGCAGAGCTCAAAAATATATCCTCTGTGTTCTCCATACCCATGCATCCCCTCCCTTTCATTTAATCCACATAAAAATCAAGCCTGCTGTAAATGAAAAACACCTCGACACAGAAGCAGCATTAACTAGTtaagttttattaaaacattaataaaatctagaaaaccataaagaaaatctggtCGCATTTTGAAGCCCTCTCCTAAGATCAGATTCCCCAAAAGAACAAAGTACATGGAGCATATAACAAAGAACTTTTCCTAAATtaagaatgcaaatcaaaatacaGGCAAAATCCTACTGAGTGAAGCAAAAATTGTAATTCAGTAGCTCACGACTTGACCAAATGGCTATTTTTAATCCCTATAATCATCCAAATAACTAGGAATAGC
Proteins encoded:
- the LOC117978786 gene encoding ferritin heavy chain-like gives rise to the protein MIRPPRSPKVLDYRREPPRLALDSGFLKEMYFKSELVIYCTGKKTSLKKIRDVLRRESSGFPASTVLGRNPALVPHPGRPPTASPPSPLHRTLGLPQSPRRRSSAAQPAPRSHRRHRRRRRRRRLSLVAAMTTVSTSQVRQNYHQDSEAAINRQINLELYASYVYLSMSYYFDRDDVALKNFAKYFLHQSHEEREHAEKLMKLQNQRGGRIFLQDMKKPDCDDWESGLNAMECALHLEKNVNQSLLELHKLATDKNDPHLCDFIETHYLNEQVKAIKELGDHVTNLRKMGAPESGLAEYLFDKHTLGDSDNES